From Vibrio crassostreae, one genomic window encodes:
- a CDS encoding sigma-70 family RNA polymerase sigma factor yields the protein MFGKKTAKRPVNSDMDKQRKYEALVRAYHRDLFRYAYWLCKDKSIAEDLVQETCLRAWKSLDSLQDEKAAKSWLITILRRENARRFERKQFDLVDIDDHGNDASVSDDPHHQHQWLQAQIMKLEIDYREPLFLQVIGGFSGDEIADILDLNKNTVMTRLFRARNQLKELLDTEEAERGQHNG from the coding sequence ATGTTTGGAAAGAAAACAGCCAAGCGTCCGGTCAACTCTGATATGGACAAACAAAGAAAATACGAAGCACTCGTGCGTGCCTATCATCGTGACCTCTTTCGCTACGCCTATTGGTTATGCAAAGACAAAAGCATTGCCGAAGACTTAGTTCAAGAAACTTGCCTTCGTGCATGGAAGTCACTCGATAGCCTTCAAGATGAAAAAGCCGCTAAATCTTGGCTGATTACTATCTTGAGACGCGAGAACGCTCGACGATTTGAACGCAAACAGTTTGATCTGGTTGATATCGACGATCACGGTAATGATGCTAGTGTCAGCGATGACCCGCACCATCAGCATCAGTGGTTGCAAGCGCAGATCATGAAACTTGAAATCGATTACCGTGAACCGCTCTTCTTGCAAGTGATTGGTGGTTTTAGTGGTGATGAGATTGCCGATATTCTCGATCTCAACAAAAACACGGTGATGACACGTTTATTCAGAGCTCGAAATCAGTTGAAAGAGCTGTTGGATACAGAAGAGGCAGAGAGGGGGCAACATAATGGATGA
- the fadI gene encoding acetyl-CoA C-acyltransferase FadI produces MGKQEVKTRSGERVAVVAGLRTPFARQSTEFSQVPAVDLGKMVVSEMLARTDVDPALIEQVVFGQVVQMPEAPNIAREIVLGTGMDINTDAYSVTRACATSFQAAVNVTESIMAGTIDVGIAGGADSSSVLPIGVSKKLAANLLALSKTKTMGQKLKILKTLSVKDLMPVPPAVAEYSTGLSMGQTAEQMAKTHGITREAQDALAHRSHSLASQAWKEGKIKDEVMTAFPAPYKKYLAEDNNIRHDSTVEGYAKLRPAFDRKYGSVTAANATPLTDGGAAVMLMREGKAEELGLEVLGYIRGYAFSAIGVETDMLMGPTYATSQVLKNTGLELSDLTLIEMHEAFAAQVLANVKMFASDEFAQKNLGRDKAIGEIDMEKFNVLGSSIAYGHPFAATGARMMTQTLRELKRRGGGLALNTACAAGGLGAAMILEVE; encoded by the coding sequence ATGGGCAAACAGGAAGTCAAAACGCGTTCTGGAGAACGTGTTGCCGTTGTCGCTGGATTACGAACCCCATTCGCTCGTCAGAGCACAGAATTTAGCCAAGTGCCTGCGGTTGACCTAGGCAAAATGGTTGTGAGCGAAATGCTTGCAAGAACGGATGTCGATCCTGCGCTTATCGAACAAGTTGTGTTCGGCCAAGTCGTGCAAATGCCAGAAGCGCCGAACATTGCGCGTGAAATCGTGTTGGGTACCGGTATGGATATCAATACCGATGCCTACAGTGTCACACGAGCATGTGCGACCAGCTTCCAAGCGGCAGTTAACGTGACCGAAAGCATTATGGCTGGCACGATTGATGTCGGTATTGCGGGCGGAGCGGACTCTTCTTCTGTATTGCCTATCGGTGTTTCGAAAAAGTTAGCGGCAAATCTATTAGCGCTGAGTAAAACGAAAACTATGGGTCAAAAGCTGAAGATTCTTAAAACGCTTTCAGTAAAAGATTTGATGCCAGTGCCGCCTGCTGTTGCAGAGTACTCGACCGGTTTATCCATGGGACAAACGGCTGAGCAGATGGCGAAGACACATGGTATTACTCGCGAAGCTCAAGACGCACTTGCTCACCGTTCTCACTCTTTGGCTTCTCAAGCATGGAAAGAAGGCAAGATCAAAGACGAAGTGATGACAGCATTCCCGGCACCTTACAAAAAGTACCTAGCGGAAGACAACAACATTCGCCACGACTCAACAGTTGAAGGCTACGCTAAGCTGCGCCCTGCTTTTGACAGAAAGTACGGCAGTGTAACGGCAGCCAATGCTACGCCCCTTACCGATGGCGGCGCAGCAGTGATGTTGATGCGCGAAGGCAAAGCGGAAGAGCTAGGCTTAGAAGTGCTTGGCTATATTCGTGGCTACGCATTCTCAGCGATTGGTGTTGAAACGGATATGTTGATGGGGCCGACTTATGCGACCTCTCAAGTATTGAAGAACACGGGTCTAGAGTTGTCAGACCTAACACTGATCGAGATGCATGAAGCGTTTGCCGCGCAAGTTCTTGCGAATGTAAAAATGTTTGCGAGCGATGAGTTTGCTCAGAAGAATCTTGGCCGTGACAAAGCGATCGGTGAGATTGATATGGAGAAGTTCAACGTGCTGGGTAGCTCAATTGCTTACGGACACCCGTTTGCGGCAACTGGTGCGCGAATGATGACTCAAACATTACGTGAACTGAAACGTCGCGGTGGCGGCTTGGCACTTAACACAGCGTGTGCGGCTGGTGGTTTAGGTGCAGCAATGATCTTGGAGGTAGAATAA
- the fadJ gene encoding fatty acid oxidation complex subunit alpha FadJ — protein sequence MSTTLDATTEKETVAQPDSTSATESTQKKTTAFSLNIDDQDIAWLAIDVPNEKMNTLQAAFAEEMKAIFEQLKEKQSRVKGLIVHSLKPDNFIAGADVRMLDACKTADEAQSLARQGQEMFQALSDLPYPVVAAIHGPCLGGGLELALACDYRVCTDSDKTRLGLPEVQLGLLPGSGGTQRLPRLIGLLPSLDLILTGKQLRAKKAKSLGVVDACVPDTILLEVAKSFVEKNTGSKKGKRLASKSQASTKEKLISRTGLGRKVIFEQASKKTNQKTRGNYPAADAILDVIRYGLENGFDKGLQYEAKRFSELVMTSESKALRSIFFATTEMKKEHGADADPKAVKRVGVLGGGLMGAGISHVSVAKAKVPVRIKDVSNEGVLNALNYNFKLFDKQRKRRILSRAGLESKMLQLSGGIDFTSFNHTDVVIEAVFEDLDLKQSMVADIEANAKPETIFATNTSSLPIHKIAEKAQRPENVVGLHYFSPAEKMPLVEVIPHETTSEETISTVVALAKKQGKTPIVVKDTAGFYVNRILAPYMNEAAHLLLANEPIEKLDSTLLDFGFPVGPITLLDEVGVDIGAKIIPILVNELGDRFQGPDVFDILLNDNRKGRKSGKGFYTYKGKKKEVDKSVYKLLKLQPEPKLSDNDIAMRCVLPMLNEAVRCLDDGIIRSPRDGDIGAIFGIGFPPFLGGPFRYMDQIGIKSLVEMMNDFAVKYGDRFAPCDGLLTRAGLDESFYK from the coding sequence ATGTCTACGACTCTTGATGCAACAACAGAAAAAGAAACAGTCGCTCAACCAGATTCAACGTCTGCGACTGAATCAACCCAAAAGAAAACGACAGCATTTTCTCTTAACATCGATGACCAAGATATTGCTTGGTTGGCGATTGATGTGCCAAACGAGAAAATGAACACGCTACAAGCGGCTTTTGCTGAAGAAATGAAAGCGATCTTCGAGCAACTCAAAGAAAAGCAGAGCCGAGTTAAGGGCTTAATCGTTCATTCTCTTAAGCCAGATAACTTTATCGCTGGCGCTGATGTAAGAATGCTGGATGCTTGTAAAACCGCTGATGAAGCGCAGTCTTTAGCTCGCCAAGGTCAAGAGATGTTCCAAGCATTATCTGATCTTCCATACCCAGTTGTTGCTGCGATTCATGGCCCATGTCTTGGTGGCGGTTTAGAGCTCGCATTAGCGTGTGACTACCGTGTGTGTACCGATTCAGATAAGACGCGTCTTGGTCTACCTGAAGTGCAACTAGGTTTGCTACCAGGTTCTGGTGGTACGCAGCGTCTTCCTCGTTTGATTGGTTTGCTACCGTCACTCGATCTAATCCTAACGGGCAAGCAACTGCGCGCTAAGAAAGCGAAATCACTTGGTGTTGTGGATGCTTGTGTCCCTGATACCATTTTGCTTGAAGTAGCAAAAAGCTTTGTTGAAAAGAATACGGGCAGTAAAAAAGGTAAGCGTCTGGCGTCGAAAAGCCAAGCGTCGACTAAAGAAAAGCTGATTTCACGCACGGGTCTTGGTCGCAAAGTGATTTTTGAACAGGCTTCAAAGAAGACGAATCAGAAAACACGCGGAAATTACCCAGCAGCAGATGCGATTCTAGACGTCATTCGTTATGGCCTAGAGAACGGCTTTGATAAAGGCCTTCAGTACGAAGCGAAGCGTTTCTCTGAACTAGTGATGACCTCTGAGTCAAAAGCCCTTCGTTCGATTTTCTTTGCAACCACCGAAATGAAAAAAGAACATGGCGCAGACGCAGATCCAAAGGCAGTTAAGCGTGTTGGTGTACTGGGTGGCGGCCTTATGGGCGCAGGTATTAGTCATGTAAGCGTTGCAAAAGCGAAAGTACCGGTTCGTATTAAAGATGTATCAAATGAAGGCGTTCTGAACGCGCTGAACTACAACTTCAAGTTGTTCGATAAGCAGCGTAAGCGTCGTATTCTGAGCCGAGCTGGTTTAGAAAGTAAGATGCTTCAGCTTTCTGGTGGTATCGACTTTACAAGCTTTAACCACACCGATGTGGTGATTGAAGCGGTATTTGAAGATCTCGACCTTAAGCAATCAATGGTTGCGGACATCGAAGCCAATGCCAAGCCAGAGACGATCTTCGCGACCAACACATCTTCGCTACCAATCCATAAGATTGCGGAGAAGGCGCAGCGACCAGAAAATGTGGTCGGTCTTCACTACTTCAGTCCTGCTGAGAAAATGCCACTGGTTGAGGTTATTCCTCATGAGACAACCTCAGAAGAGACGATTTCAACGGTTGTAGCATTAGCGAAGAAGCAAGGCAAAACGCCGATTGTTGTTAAAGATACGGCAGGTTTCTATGTGAACCGTATTCTTGCTCCTTACATGAATGAAGCCGCACATCTGCTATTGGCAAATGAGCCGATTGAAAAGCTCGACAGCACGTTATTGGACTTCGGTTTCCCGGTCGGCCCAATTACATTATTAGATGAGGTAGGTGTGGATATCGGCGCGAAGATTATTCCTATTCTAGTGAATGAACTTGGCGATCGTTTCCAAGGCCCAGACGTGTTCGATATTCTTTTGAATGACAACCGTAAAGGTCGTAAGAGTGGTAAAGGTTTCTACACCTACAAGGGTAAAAAGAAGGAAGTCGACAAGTCAGTTTACAAGCTGCTTAAGCTGCAACCTGAACCTAAGCTAAGTGATAACGATATCGCAATGCGTTGTGTGTTACCGATGCTAAACGAAGCGGTTCGTTGTCTAGACGATGGCATTATCCGTAGTCCTCGTGATGGCGATATTGGTGCTATTTTCGGTATCGGTTTCCCTCCATTCTTAGGAGGTCCGTTCCGTTACATGGACCAAATCGGTATTAAGTCACTGGTTGAGATGATGAACGATTTTGCTGTGAAGTACGGTGATCGTTTCGCGCCATGTGATGGCCTACTGACGCGTGCTGGTTTGGATGAGTCTTTTTATAAGTAA